A genomic stretch from Psilocybe cubensis strain MGC-MH-2018 chromosome 1, whole genome shotgun sequence includes:
- a CDS encoding WSC domain-containing protein (WSC domain-containing protein ARB_07870), protein MSLSSFVFLATVLSSSFALPSDLNSRQTAAAPNPNAPLPGWTFVGCFTDAVPQQRTLQEHNIVNPGMTPALCTEFCGNFSTPLNFAGTEFTDECYCDFNIQGTAVKVNDTQCNFPCGGDSTIDCGGASLISVYQNSNTGVGPIPTNKAKVGNFVFSGCFKDVVGTSQRTLIQSIPIPGVTIERCTTACGASGFTMAGLEFGQECWCGNQFNPLAGNVTAALTDCSRACEADHTELCGAANRLSVYTVPPVVSSSSAAVPHSSSSTSVAPTVSASTVAISSISAAPTSTSVKTGTTVTATASTVVIPITSILSSPIPISSIVPKLP, encoded by the exons ATGTCTCTGTCCAGCTTCGTCTTCCTCGCGACCGTCCTGTCT TCCTCATTTGCTCTGCCCTCCGATCTCAACAGCAGGCAAACCGCGGCAGCGCCAAATCCGAACGCGCCTCTTCCAGGATGGACCTTTGTTGGCTGCTTCAC GGATGCTGTCCCTCAGCAACGCACTCTCCAGGAGCACAACATCGTCAATCCGGGCATGACCCCTGCCCTCTGCACTGAATTCTGCGGCAACTTCTCCACACCCCTCAACTTTGCAGGAACCGAGTTCACGGACGAGTGCT ACTGCGACTTTAACATCCAAGGTACCGCAGTCAAGGTTAACGACACGCAGTGCAACTTCCCTTGTGGAGGAGACAGCACCATCGACTGTGGAGGCGCGTCGTTGATCAGCGTGTACCAGAACAGCAACACCGGCGTTGGGCCTATCCCGACCAACAAGGCCAAGGTCGGAAACTTTGTGTTCAGCGGCTGCTTCAA GGATGTCGTCGGAACCAGCCAGCGCACGCTGATTCAGTCTATCCCCATCCCAGGAGTTACTATCGAGCGCTGCACAACCGCTTGCGGAGCCTCTGGGTTTACCATGGCCGGCTTAGAGTTTGGCCAAGAGTGCT GGTGTGGCAACCAATTCAACCCACTTGCCGGGAACGTCACCGCCGCCCTGACCGACTGCTCGCGCGCCTGCGAGGCGGACCACACAGAGCTCTGCGGTGCCGCTAACAGACTGTCCGTGTACACCGTGCCCCCCGTCGTCAGCAGCTCCTCCGCCGCTGTCCCACACAGTAGCTCGTCGACGAGCGTCGCGCCCACGGTGTCCGCGTCTACAGTCGCCATCTCCTCGATCTCGGCCGCTCCGACCAGCACCAGCGTGAAGACCGGTACGACTGTTACTGCCACTGCCTCGACAGTCGTTATCCCTATCACCTCCATTCTCTCAAGCCCCATCCCTATCTCCTCCATTGTCCCCAAACTCCCGTAG
- a CDS encoding WSC domain-containing protein (WSC domain-containing protein ARB_07870), whose translation MSFARLALFASFLSGSLALPSELSQRQAAATNPNAALPGWTFVGCFTDAAPATRTLQEHTITNPGMTPLLCTEFCGNFTTPLNFAGTEFTDECFCDFNIQGTAVKVNDTLCNFPCGGDSTLTCGGASLISIFQNNNTGVGPLPTNKAKVGNFTFDGCFKDVDGTDTRTLLESFTVQGGVTIEGCTGTCLANGFTFAGLEFGEECWCGNGFNLPLANITAPLGDCSRACEANPTELCGAANRLSVYSIPPPVVSSSAPPTTSAPPPTTSTTAKPSTTAVPPTTSTTSKPPTTTAPPPTTSTTAKTTATSAPPTTTTKAA comes from the exons ATGTCTTTTGCACGCCTAGCTCTTTTCGCTTCATTCCTTTCG GGGTCCCTTGCACTTCCATCCGAGCTGAGCCAGAGGCAAGCTGCCGCGACAAATCCTAACGCGGCACTTCCTGGGTGGACTTTTGTTGGTTGCTTCAC CGATGCTGCTCCTGCAACCCGTACTCTCCAGGAACACACCATCACCAACCCAGGCATGACTCCCCTGTTGTGCACCGAGTTCTGTGGTAACTTCACCACACCGCTCAACTTCGCTGGAACAGAGTTCACCGATGAGTGTT TCTGTGACTTCAACATTCAAGGAACGGCTGTCAAGGTCAACGACACGTTGTGCAATTTCCCATGTGGGGGTGATAGCACTCTCACCTGTGGAGGAGCTTCGTTGATCAGCATATTCCAAAATAACAACACTGGCGTTGGCCCACTTCCGACTAACAAAGCTAAGGTCGGAAACTTTACCTTTGATGGATGCTTCAA GGATGTCGATGGTACAGATACACGAACCTTGCTTGAATCCTTCACCGTTCAGGGTGGAGTGACTATTGAGGGTTGCACTGGGACCTGCCTCGCGAACGGATTCACATTCGCTGGTTTGGAATTCGGCGAAGAATGCT GGTGTGGCAACGGATTCAACCTTCCTCTAGCCAATATCACCGCCCCCCTCGGAGATTGCTCCAGAGCTTGTGAAGCAAACCCCACAGAGCTTTGCGGGGCTGCAAACAGGTTGTCCGTATACTCCATCCCACCCCCCGTCGTTAGCAGCTCCGCCCCACCAACCACGAGTGCTCCCCCTCCTACTACCAGCACAACTGCGAAGCCGAGTACTACTGCTGTCCCTCCtaccaccagcaccacctcGAAACCACCCACAACAACTGCTCCACCACCCACAACATCGACTACGGCCAAGACCACTGCAACTTCTGCCCcaccaaccaccaccaccaaggCAGCTTAA